A single region of the Vicia villosa cultivar HV-30 ecotype Madison, WI linkage group LG4, Vvil1.0, whole genome shotgun sequence genome encodes:
- the LOC131598239 gene encoding amino acid permease 3-like produces MDHAILLLGYALNPLGLFPTSYNDAVKEHLGGTKLKLYNVLKHANGFGASIGMIFTSTTTIRLIARYNCLLRMEANENEACHMDVMFYMVIFCFIEILLSQIPDFEMRWYFSIFGASMSFTYSVIALFFGVKTIVENKVIKGNLTGTNLPMPQKLWTIFTAVGNIAFGYSYFLLPLEFKEKIALPWSYSKTVNIAALICVIVASVFYILTGSIGYAAFGDNSPANLLTEFDFSFDRHSWLLNVANFAIIVHLAGSYQVFSDPIYLFVEGIAIRKFPSSDFINKEIQIHDRFTLIKINLFRLVWRSSFVVITMIISVFLPFLDGIIGLIGAFGFFPLTVYFPMEVYLAHNRISEWNKKRISLCIISVTCLIVSIAAAGASFDIVMSNLLE; encoded by the exons aTGGATCATGCTATCCTCCTCTTGGGTTATGCTCTCAATCCCTTGGGCCTTTTCCCAACTAG TTACAATGACGCTGTTAAGGAACATCTTGGCGGCACAAAATTAAAACTTTATAATGTTCTGAAACATGCCAATGGATTTGGCGCTAGCATTGGAATGATTTTTACTTCTACAACAACAATAAg gTTAATTGCTAGGTATAATTGTTTACTTAGAATGGAAGCCAATGAGAATGAAGCCTGTCATATGGATGTGATGTTTTACATGGTTATATTTTGTTTCATTGAAATATTGCTTTCCCAAATTCCTGATTTTGAAATGCGTTGGTACTTCTCAATATTCGGGGCTAGTATGTCTTTCACGTATTCCGTAATTGCTCTATTTTTTGGTGTGAAGACCATTGTGG AAAACAAAGTAATTAAAGGAAATCTTACTGGAACAAATCTTCCAATGCCCCAAAAATTATGGACAATCTTCACAGCAGTGGGTAATATTGCGTTCGGATATTCCTACTTTCTCCTACCTTTAGAATTTAAG GAGAAAATTGCATTGCCTTGGTCGTATTCAAAAACAGTGAATATTGCTGCTTTGATTTGTGTAATAGTAGCCAGCGTGTTTTATATCTTAACTGGTTCTATCGGATACGCTGCTTTTGGAGACAATAGCCCTGCAAATCTCTTAACTGAATTCGATTTCAGTTTTGATAGGCATTCTTGGCTACTCAATGTAGCTAATTTTGCAATTATTGTCCATTTAGCGGGGTCTTATCAAGTTTTCTCAGATCCGATCTACTTATTTGTGGAAGGAATTGCTATTAGAAAATTTCCTAGCAGTGATTTCATAAACAAGGAAATTCAAATACATGACAGGTTCACTCTAATAAAAATCAACCTCTTCAGGTTGGTGTGGAGGTCTTCATTTGTAGTCATAACAATGATTATATCCGTTTTTCTACCATTCTTGGATGGGATTATTGGATTAATTGGAGCGTTTGGCTTCTTCCCTCTAACGGTGTATTTCCCCATGGAAGTATACCTTGCTCACAACAGAATATCAGAGTGGAATAAAAAACGGATTTCTCTCTGTATCATTAGTGTTACTTGTTTAATAGTTTCTATTGCTGCTGCAGGTGCTTCGTTTGATATTGTTATGTCTAATTTGTTAGAAtag